Proteins found in one Agaribacterium sp. ZY112 genomic segment:
- a CDS encoding class I SAM-dependent RNA methyltransferase → MKIGEVFEAEVIDLTSAGQGVVKHPLGATVFASGVWLGERALFELHSIKGRVGFASLKELLVEADVRRQPPCKYQGHQDGQCGACPWMIVDYKAQLLAKQQRVLTNIHRIDTKAEVHTIWPCGSEFAWRNRVQFKSDGKKLGFVSQGSNTLVDVESCMVLSEDNLSAMQTLRTQLPNSQWQAPSKKQPWSTLDVDENSGAEGVSVNKRLAFQQANTQQNTAMRAWLHNKIKAMGQVETALELFCGSGNFTEAIAAAGVKNIHAVEGSREAIEALACKNIPGVYAEIANLFDETIFESLITEHKNTDVLVLDPPRDGLKQKKLLFPKKPRFKSVFYISCDLATFCRDARAFIDGGYKLIEVQPLDQFPQTPHVEILAYFKSKK, encoded by the coding sequence GTGAAGATTGGTGAAGTATTTGAAGCCGAGGTGATTGACCTAACCTCAGCGGGGCAGGGGGTTGTCAAACATCCATTAGGGGCAACTGTCTTTGCCTCTGGAGTTTGGTTGGGTGAACGAGCCTTATTTGAGTTGCATAGTATTAAAGGGCGTGTTGGTTTTGCCTCATTAAAAGAGCTATTAGTAGAGGCAGATGTTCGTCGCCAGCCGCCCTGTAAATATCAAGGTCATCAAGATGGTCAATGCGGTGCATGCCCGTGGATGATTGTTGATTATAAAGCTCAACTGCTCGCAAAGCAGCAGCGGGTTCTTACTAACATTCACCGTATTGATACTAAAGCAGAGGTTCATACTATTTGGCCTTGCGGCAGTGAATTTGCTTGGCGTAATCGTGTCCAGTTCAAAAGTGATGGTAAAAAGCTTGGTTTTGTCAGCCAAGGTTCGAACACGTTAGTGGATGTTGAAAGTTGCATGGTGCTGAGTGAAGATAATTTAAGCGCCATGCAAACCTTGCGAACTCAGTTGCCCAATAGCCAGTGGCAAGCTCCCTCTAAGAAGCAGCCTTGGTCAACCCTCGACGTTGATGAAAATTCCGGAGCAGAGGGCGTATCTGTTAATAAACGCTTAGCTTTTCAGCAAGCTAATACTCAACAAAATACAGCGATGCGCGCTTGGTTACACAATAAGATTAAAGCTATGGGGCAGGTCGAAACGGCGTTGGAGCTGTTTTGTGGCAGTGGTAATTTTACAGAAGCGATTGCCGCAGCGGGTGTAAAAAATATTCATGCTGTTGAAGGCTCCCGTGAAGCGATTGAGGCGCTGGCCTGCAAAAATATCCCAGGTGTCTATGCTGAAATCGCTAATCTATTTGATGAAACTATTTTTGAGAGCCTGATCACAGAGCATAAAAACACCGATGTCTTGGTGTTAGACCCCCCAAGAGACGGCTTAAAGCAAAAAAAATTACTGTTTCCGAAAAAACCTCGTTTTAAATCGGTGTTTTATATTAGCTGCGACTTAGCGACTTTTTGTCGTGATGCGCGAGCTTTTATTGACGGCGGTTATAAGTTGATTGAGGTACAACCCTTGGATCAGTTTCCACAAACACCCCACGTAGAAATCTTGGCGTATTTTAAGAGTAAAAAGTAG
- the yegQ gene encoding tRNA 5-hydroxyuridine modification protein YegQ: MPTELLSPAGTLKSMRYAFAYGADAVYAGQPRYSLRVRNNEFNKIENIGAAIAEAHTMGKKFYLASNLSPHNDKVRSYLRDLEPVIEMKPDALIMSDPGLIMLVRENWPDQEVHLSVQANAVNYATVKFWAQNGIKRVILSRELSIDEIAEIRQQCPDVELEVFVHGALCIAYSGRCLLSGYMTHRDSNQGACTNSCRWQYNVHEAKENETGDLIASSETPIWTPEDEPAPVLLQEKHRPGEYMPAYEDEHGTYIMNSKDLRAVQHVQRLVELGIESLKIEGRTKSHYYAARTAQIYRTAIDAAERGEKFDMNWMAELDHLANRGYTEGFYRRHVPEEYQNYETGVSNNPNQQFVGEVLDFDRGNNLLRIDVKNRFAIGNRLQLVTPEGNRSFDLSALRNKHSEAIEVAPGSGHLVELNLDEVIGDNAVSDTSLSYALLMRYAEPTQE; this comes from the coding sequence ATGCCTACCGAACTTCTCTCCCCCGCCGGCACCCTTAAAAGCATGCGTTACGCCTTTGCCTATGGCGCAGATGCAGTCTATGCCGGCCAACCTCGCTATAGCTTGCGCGTGCGCAATAACGAATTTAACAAGATAGAGAATATCGGAGCGGCAATTGCAGAAGCCCATACAATGGGTAAGAAGTTCTACCTAGCTTCCAATTTAAGCCCTCATAACGACAAGGTTCGCTCATATTTACGCGATTTAGAGCCCGTTATAGAAATGAAACCCGACGCTTTGATTATGAGTGATCCGGGCTTGATCATGCTTGTACGTGAAAATTGGCCTGATCAAGAAGTTCATTTAAGTGTGCAGGCCAACGCCGTCAACTACGCAACCGTAAAGTTTTGGGCTCAGAACGGGATTAAACGAGTCATTCTAAGCCGTGAGCTCAGTATTGATGAGATCGCTGAAATTCGTCAGCAATGCCCTGATGTTGAACTAGAGGTCTTTGTACATGGCGCTCTTTGTATTGCTTATAGTGGCCGCTGTTTATTAAGCGGATATATGACTCACCGAGATTCGAACCAAGGCGCTTGTACAAACAGCTGCCGCTGGCAATACAACGTACATGAGGCGAAAGAAAACGAAACCGGTGATTTAATCGCCAGTAGCGAAACGCCAATTTGGACTCCCGAGGACGAACCCGCCCCTGTCTTACTACAAGAAAAGCATCGCCCAGGTGAGTACATGCCAGCTTATGAAGACGAGCACGGAACCTATATTATGAACAGCAAAGACCTGCGCGCAGTCCAGCATGTTCAACGCTTGGTCGAGCTTGGTATAGAAAGTTTAAAAATTGAAGGGCGCACTAAAAGCCATTATTACGCCGCCCGTACCGCGCAAATCTATCGCACCGCAATTGACGCAGCTGAACGCGGTGAAAAATTTGATATGAATTGGATGGCCGAACTCGATCACCTAGCCAACCGCGGTTACACCGAAGGTTTTTACCGCCGCCATGTGCCCGAGGAATACCAAAATTACGAAACCGGAGTATCTAACAACCCCAATCAACAATTTGTTGGTGAAGTTCTCGACTTCGACAGAGGCAACAACCTACTACGCATTGATGTTAAAAACCGTTTTGCAATTGGCAACCGCCTGCAACTGGTCACCCCCGAGGGTAATCGCAGCTTTGATTTAAGCGCACTTCGCAACAAGCACAGTGAAGCGATCGAGGTTGCCCCAGGTTCAGGCCACCTAGTTGAGTTAAACCTAGATGAAGTGATCGGTGATAACGCGGTCAGCGATACTAGCTTAAGCTACGCTTTATTAATGAGATATGCAGAGCCGACGCAAGAGTAG
- the pckA gene encoding phosphoenolpyruvate carboxykinase (ATP): MSMRKLSVDLSQYGISGVTDVVYNPSFEQLFEEETKASLVGFEKGIVTDNGAVAVRTGEFTGRSPKDKYIVLDDTSREHLWWDTEQAHNDNHAISPDIWAALKSLVTEQLSESRLFVVDAYCGSHDSTRLKVRFIMEVAWQAHFVKNMFIRPTEEELENFGEPDFVVMNASKTTNPNWQEQGLNSEVFVAFNMSEKVQIIGGTWYGGEMKKGMFSMMNYYLPLHHMASMHCAANMGEDGDVAIFFGLSGTGKTTLSTDPKRKLIGDDEHGWDDDGIFNFEGGCYAKTIFLDKDSEPDIYNAIQRNALLENVVLNADNSVDYDDASITENTRVSYPIYHIENIVKPVSCGGHASKVIFLTADAFGVLPPVSKLDHEQCKYHFLSGFTAKLAGTERGITEPVPTFSPCFGKAFLTLHPIKYGEELIARMDAVGAKAYLVNTGWNGKGKRISIKETRAIIDAILDGSIETAACETLPIFNLRYPTELPSCHGEILDPRASYANGSEWQVKAKDLAGRFIANFAKFADSAEAKALVEAGPQL, translated from the coding sequence ATGAGTATGAGAAAGTTAAGCGTCGATCTTAGTCAATATGGCATAAGCGGTGTTACAGACGTCGTTTATAACCCGAGTTTTGAACAGCTATTTGAAGAAGAGACCAAGGCCAGTTTAGTTGGCTTTGAGAAAGGTATCGTGACGGATAATGGTGCCGTTGCTGTGCGCACGGGGGAGTTCACTGGTCGCTCACCCAAGGATAAATATATTGTCTTAGACGATACCAGTCGTGAGCACCTGTGGTGGGACACCGAGCAAGCCCATAATGACAATCATGCTATCAGTCCTGACATTTGGGCTGCTCTTAAATCTTTAGTGACCGAACAACTCAGTGAGAGCCGTTTATTTGTGGTCGATGCCTATTGTGGCAGCCATGATAGTACTCGTTTAAAAGTCCGTTTTATTATGGAGGTTGCTTGGCAGGCCCATTTTGTAAAAAACATGTTCATTCGCCCCACCGAAGAAGAGTTAGAAAACTTTGGTGAACCTGATTTTGTTGTGATGAATGCGTCTAAAACCACTAATCCCAACTGGCAAGAGCAGGGCCTTAATTCGGAGGTGTTTGTTGCTTTCAACATGAGTGAAAAGGTTCAGATCATCGGTGGCACTTGGTATGGCGGTGAAATGAAGAAAGGCATGTTTTCAATGATGAACTACTATCTGCCTTTACATCATATGGCTTCGATGCACTGTGCTGCCAATATGGGGGAAGACGGCGATGTGGCGATATTTTTTGGTTTAAGTGGCACAGGTAAAACCACCTTATCAACAGACCCTAAGCGCAAACTGATTGGTGATGATGAGCACGGTTGGGATGATGATGGCATCTTTAACTTTGAGGGTGGCTGTTATGCCAAGACAATCTTTTTAGATAAAGACAGTGAGCCCGATATTTACAATGCTATTCAGCGTAACGCCTTACTTGAAAATGTGGTGCTTAATGCTGATAACAGTGTTGACTACGATGATGCATCAATCACTGAAAATACCCGAGTTAGTTATCCTATTTATCATATCGAAAATATTGTTAAACCGGTCAGCTGTGGGGGCCATGCTAGCAAGGTGATCTTTTTAACGGCGGATGCTTTTGGGGTTCTTCCTCCTGTATCTAAGCTTGATCACGAGCAGTGTAAATACCATTTTTTAAGTGGCTTTACTGCCAAACTTGCCGGTACGGAACGAGGCATTACCGAACCTGTGCCTACGTTTTCTCCCTGTTTTGGTAAAGCTTTTTTAACCTTGCACCCTATAAAATACGGTGAAGAGTTAATTGCTCGAATGGATGCGGTTGGAGCCAAGGCCTACCTTGTAAACACCGGTTGGAATGGTAAGGGCAAACGTATCTCTATTAAGGAAACAAGGGCTATTATCGATGCCATTTTGGATGGCTCGATAGAAACCGCTGCTTGTGAAACGTTGCCCATTTTTAACTTACGTTATCCCACGGAGTTACCAAGTTGCCATGGTGAGATCTTGGACCCACGTGCTAGCTATGCCAATGGCAGCGAGTGGCAAGTGAAGGCCAAAGACTTAGCTGGACGTTTTATTGCCAATTTTGCCAAGTTTGCTGACTCGGCTGAGGCCAAGGCCTTGGTTGAGGCTGGACCTCAGCTTTAG
- a CDS encoding NAD-dependent deacylase, whose translation MLQARDFQHIVVLSGAGLSAESGLKTFRDADGLWEGHKVEDVCSPEAFERSPETVLHFYNERRAQLAQAKPNAAHQALADFQHRHPSKITLITQNVDDLLERAGANKVIHMHGELLKGLCTACSERFEWLLPMFKESLCPKCHKLGHIRPDIVWFGELPYHMRAIEHALTQCDLFVAIGTSGNVYPAAGFVSHANSAGAETIELNLENSNSPWFSEKHRGLASELVPQMFRL comes from the coding sequence ATGTTACAAGCCCGAGACTTCCAACATATTGTTGTATTAAGTGGCGCTGGCCTCAGCGCTGAATCGGGCTTAAAGACCTTTCGCGACGCCGATGGTTTATGGGAAGGCCATAAAGTCGAAGATGTTTGTAGCCCCGAAGCCTTCGAACGCAGCCCTGAAACCGTACTTCATTTCTACAATGAGCGCCGGGCTCAACTTGCCCAAGCCAAACCCAATGCAGCCCACCAAGCTTTGGCCGATTTCCAACATCGCCACCCCTCAAAAATAACGCTTATAACCCAAAACGTGGATGATCTACTAGAACGAGCAGGAGCAAACAAGGTTATTCATATGCATGGTGAACTGCTTAAAGGCCTGTGCACCGCATGCAGCGAACGCTTTGAGTGGCTACTGCCAATGTTCAAAGAAAGCCTTTGCCCCAAATGCCATAAACTTGGCCATATCAGACCCGATATCGTCTGGTTTGGTGAACTGCCTTATCATATGAGAGCCATTGAACACGCTCTCACCCAATGTGACTTATTCGTAGCAATCGGCACATCGGGTAATGTTTACCCTGCTGCAGGCTTCGTCAGCCATGCCAACAGTGCTGGTGCAGAAACTATCGAGCTGAACTTAGAAAACAGCAATAGCCCTTGGTTTAGCGAAAAGCATCGCGGCCTTGCCAGTGAGCTTGTGCCCCAGATGTTCCGCCTCTAG
- a CDS encoding DUF4202 domain-containing protein, translating into MTNYFERVNALIDAANALDPNLEEDNGQQISKELLYSQRMTSMLEAFDTSASEALKIAARAQHIERWRSPRSDYPEGRTGYKKWRANLGLFHAQRTAELMEEAGYDADSIDRVKYLVQKRGIKRDAESQCLEDVICLVFLQYYLDDFATKHDEAKLIDIIQKTWAKMSEQGHSAALKLNYQAAMLELIQKALS; encoded by the coding sequence ATGACTAACTATTTTGAACGCGTTAACGCGCTTATAGACGCGGCGAATGCTCTCGACCCCAATTTAGAAGAAGACAACGGCCAACAGATCTCAAAAGAGCTTCTCTACAGCCAACGTATGACGTCTATGCTTGAGGCTTTTGATACCTCGGCATCTGAAGCCTTAAAGATAGCAGCTCGCGCCCAGCACATAGAGCGCTGGCGCTCTCCTCGCAGTGACTACCCAGAAGGTCGTACAGGCTATAAAAAGTGGCGTGCCAATCTAGGCCTCTTCCACGCTCAACGTACAGCAGAGCTAATGGAAGAAGCTGGTTACGATGCCGACAGCATTGATCGCGTTAAATATCTTGTGCAAAAGCGTGGTATAAAACGAGACGCCGAAAGTCAGTGCCTTGAAGATGTTATTTGTTTAGTTTTTCTACAATATTACCTGGATGACTTTGCTACCAAGCACGACGAAGCCAAGCTTATTGATATCATTCAAAAGACTTGGGCGAAAATGAGCGAGCAAGGCCATAGTGCAGCGCTCAAGCTTAACTACCAAGCAGCCATGCTTGAGTTGATTCAAAAGGCGTTAAGTTAA
- the fnr gene encoding fumarate/nitrate reduction transcriptional regulator Fnr, whose product MTVQLASSSSCSGAGAGAGLPQTNCADCRLAGICLPISLEIEDIDKLDSIIQRGRPLQKKDHLYHAGEAFKSVYAVRSGAVKTVKITEDGIEQITGFHLPGEIIGIDGLATNLHSNSAIALETAAVCEIPFSRLEELSVAIPTLQRRFFQLMSKEIAEEQQLITMLSKNSAEERLAALLLSIATRNQYRGLSAKEFHLPMSRSDIGNYLGLTIETVSRIFTRLNKSGIITLDKKHIQINDIDALRSSSLSSCKD is encoded by the coding sequence ATGACTGTACAGCTTGCTTCTTCCTCTTCATGTTCTGGCGCCGGTGCTGGTGCGGGTCTTCCTCAAACCAACTGCGCAGACTGTCGTTTAGCTGGTATTTGCTTACCCATTAGCCTTGAAATTGAAGATATCGATAAACTCGACAGTATTATTCAACGCGGCCGTCCTTTACAGAAAAAAGACCACCTCTATCACGCGGGCGAGGCCTTTAAATCTGTCTACGCCGTGCGTTCAGGTGCAGTCAAGACCGTTAAGATCACTGAGGACGGGATAGAACAAATTACCGGCTTCCACCTTCCTGGTGAAATCATTGGCATTGATGGGCTTGCTACTAACCTACACAGTAACTCGGCCATCGCTTTAGAAACCGCCGCTGTTTGCGAAATTCCTTTTAGCCGCCTTGAAGAGCTCAGCGTTGCAATCCCAACACTACAACGTCGCTTCTTCCAGCTAATGAGTAAGGAGATCGCTGAAGAACAGCAACTTATCACCATGCTCAGCAAGAACAGCGCAGAAGAGCGCCTTGCCGCCCTGTTACTTTCTATTGCCACTCGCAACCAATATCGTGGTTTATCAGCCAAAGAATTTCACTTGCCGATGAGCCGTTCGGACATTGGTAATTATCTTGGTCTAACCATCGAGACTGTAAGTCGTATTTTTACTCGCTTAAATAAAAGCGGCATCATCACTTTGGATAAGAAACACATCCAAATTAATGATATTGATGCCCTGCGTTCAAGCTCACTAAGCAGCTGTAAAGACTAA
- a CDS encoding glutaminyl-peptide cyclotransferase: MYSSPTSTSSILRTLTFIFSFWALPLQAETQKQEQWEVLQEQSFEPSIFTQGLFVDGDFLLVSSGGFGHSFISKIPLNNSTETANNSPHSTRKYLPKSQFAEGFSLHEGHYYLLTWKAGLAYKLDKNFEHLTSYKLAYEGWGLTSNGQQLIASDGSATLRFLNEHDFSTQRSIKVKHKQQALNKINELEWAQGYIWANVWHDDHIYKINPQDGRVEGKWDLSCLRHKLKLNTPEAVLNGIAWDETRQAFWITGKLWPQRYLIRFKEHGDSSLQALN, from the coding sequence ATGTATTCTTCACCTACAAGCACCAGCAGCATTCTAAGAACGCTGACTTTTATATTCAGCTTTTGGGCACTGCCCCTTCAGGCGGAAACGCAAAAGCAAGAGCAATGGGAAGTCCTACAAGAGCAGAGCTTCGAACCCAGTATTTTCACCCAAGGTTTATTTGTAGACGGCGATTTTCTACTTGTTAGCAGTGGTGGTTTTGGTCATTCTTTTATAAGTAAAATACCACTTAATAATTCAACAGAAACTGCCAATAACTCGCCGCACAGTACACGCAAATACCTACCCAAGTCTCAATTTGCTGAAGGTTTTAGCCTACACGAAGGTCATTATTACCTACTTACTTGGAAAGCGGGCCTAGCCTATAAGCTCGATAAAAATTTTGAACACTTAACAAGCTATAAACTGGCATACGAAGGCTGGGGCCTAACAAGCAACGGCCAACAACTTATTGCCAGTGATGGCAGTGCTACCTTACGCTTCCTTAACGAGCATGATTTTAGTACTCAGCGAAGCATCAAGGTCAAGCACAAGCAACAAGCACTTAATAAGATCAATGAGCTGGAGTGGGCTCAAGGCTACATTTGGGCCAATGTTTGGCACGATGACCATATTTACAAAATCAATCCCCAAGACGGACGTGTTGAAGGTAAATGGGATCTCAGCTGCCTGCGCCATAAGCTCAAGCTCAACACCCCTGAAGCCGTATTAAACGGTATTGCTTGGGACGAAACACGACAAGCATTCTGGATAACAGGCAAGCTCTGGCCCCAACGCTACTTAATTCGCTTTAAAGAACATGGCGATTCATCGCTTCAGGCCTTAAACTAG